One window of Tachysurus vachellii isolate PV-2020 chromosome 21, HZAU_Pvac_v1, whole genome shotgun sequence genomic DNA carries:
- the sgce gene encoding epsilon-sarcoglycan isoform X1, giving the protein MGSLKLFVWLFVACEGHSQIQALIDSTQKVSHTGVVTIVSRSHADRNVYPSAGVLFVHVLEREYFKGEFPPYPKLGDTSNDPITFNTNLKGFPDRPGWLRYIQRTPHSDGVLYGSPTAEHAGKPTIIEITAYNRRTFETARHNLVINIMGTEEFPLPYQAEFYIKNMNVEEMLASEVLGDFLGAVKNVWQPERLNAINITSALDRGGRVPLPINNLKEGVYVMVGADVPFSSCLREVESPQNQLRCSQEMEPIISCDKKFRAQFHIDWCKISLVDITKVIPVHNSRPEPGTGVLPDIGEYNPPSESLKSRDYFADFLVTLAVPSAVALVLFVILGYSMCCRREGVRKRNMQTPDIQMVHHSSIQKSTKELRSMSKNREISWPLSTLPVFNPVSGEVVPPIHPENYETTSMPLMQTQTNLQNQMQIPQQQPSGDNYSLSTFRRLEVNGIPEERKVAEALNL; this is encoded by the exons ATGGGCTCTCTGAAACTCTTCGTGTGGCTTTTTGTAG CTTGTGAAGGACATAGTCAAATCCAGGCTTTAATCGACTCTACACAGAAGGTGTCTCATACAGGCg TGGTCACCATTGTCTCACGCTCACATGCAGACCGGAACGTCTACCCTTCAGCTGGGGTGCTGTTTGTCCATGTGCTGGAGAGAGAATACTTTAAAGGAGAATTTCCTCCTTATCCTAAGCTAG GGGACACCAGCAATGACCCAATCACCTTTAATACCAACTTGAAGGGTTTTCCAGACAGACCCGGGTGGCTGCGCTACATCCAGCGAACTCCACACAGTGATGGAGTCCTTTACGGCTCCCCCACAGCGGAGCATGCGGGCAAACCAACCATCATCGAG ATTACGGCTTATAACCGACGCACTTTCGAAACAGCAAGGCACAATTTGGTCATTAACATCATGGGTACAGAAG aaTTCCCTTTGCCGTATCAGGCCgagttttacattaaaaacatgaaTGTTGAGGAGATGTTAGCCAGTGAGGTGCTGGGAGATTTCCTGGGTGCTGTGAAGAATGTCTGGCAGCCTGAGAGACTCAATGCCATTAACATCACTTCGGCTCTGGACAGGGGCGGACGTGTGCCTTTGCCCATCAACAACCTGAAAGAGGG tgtgtatgtgatggtgGGAGCGGACGTTCCATTCTCCTCATGCCTGCGTGAGGTAGAGAGTCCTCAGAACCAGCTGCGCTGCAGTCAGGAGATGGAGCCAATCATCAGCTGTGACAAGAAGTTCAGAGCTCAGTTCCACATCGACTGGTGCAAAATCTCACTG GTGGATATTACTAAAGTCATTCCTGTACACAATAGCCGTCCAGAACCAGGCACTGGGGTGCTGCCAGACATTGGTGAATACAATCCACCCTCTGAGTCACTGAAAAGTAGAGACTATTTTGCTGACTTCCTGGTCACATTGGCTGTGCCCTCTGCTGTTGCTCTGGTCCTCTTCGTCATCCTGGGTTATTCAATGTGCTGTCGCAGAGAAGGAGT gCGAAAAAGAAACATGCAAACACCAGA CATCCAGATGGTGCACCACAGCTCCATTCAGAAATCAACAAAGGAGCTGCGCAGCATGTCGAAGAACAGGGAGATCTCTTGGCCTCTCTCCACGCTGCCTGTGTTCAACCCTGTGAGCGGAGAGGTGGTGCCACCGATCCACCCAGAAAATTATGAGACTACCAGCATGCCGCTCATGCAAACCCAGAC AAATCTTCAAAATCAAATGCAGATCCCACAACAGCAGCCTTCGG GAGATAATTACAGTTTGTCAACATTTCGAAGGCTGGAG GTAAATGGTATTCCTGAAGAGAGGAAAGTGGCTGAAGCGCTGAATTTGTGA
- the sgce gene encoding epsilon-sarcoglycan isoform X2, whose product MGSLKLFVWLFVVVTIVSRSHADRNVYPSAGVLFVHVLEREYFKGEFPPYPKLGDTSNDPITFNTNLKGFPDRPGWLRYIQRTPHSDGVLYGSPTAEHAGKPTIIEITAYNRRTFETARHNLVINIMGTEEFPLPYQAEFYIKNMNVEEMLASEVLGDFLGAVKNVWQPERLNAINITSALDRGGRVPLPINNLKEGVYVMVGADVPFSSCLREVESPQNQLRCSQEMEPIISCDKKFRAQFHIDWCKISLVDITKVIPVHNSRPEPGTGVLPDIGEYNPPSESLKSRDYFADFLVTLAVPSAVALVLFVILGYSMCCRREGVRKRNMQTPDIQMVHHSSIQKSTKELRSMSKNREISWPLSTLPVFNPVSGEVVPPIHPENYETTSMPLMQTQTNLQNQMQIPQQQPSGDNYSLSTFRRLEVNGIPEERKVAEALNL is encoded by the exons ATGGGCTCTCTGAAACTCTTCGTGTGGCTTTTTGTAG TGGTCACCATTGTCTCACGCTCACATGCAGACCGGAACGTCTACCCTTCAGCTGGGGTGCTGTTTGTCCATGTGCTGGAGAGAGAATACTTTAAAGGAGAATTTCCTCCTTATCCTAAGCTAG GGGACACCAGCAATGACCCAATCACCTTTAATACCAACTTGAAGGGTTTTCCAGACAGACCCGGGTGGCTGCGCTACATCCAGCGAACTCCACACAGTGATGGAGTCCTTTACGGCTCCCCCACAGCGGAGCATGCGGGCAAACCAACCATCATCGAG ATTACGGCTTATAACCGACGCACTTTCGAAACAGCAAGGCACAATTTGGTCATTAACATCATGGGTACAGAAG aaTTCCCTTTGCCGTATCAGGCCgagttttacattaaaaacatgaaTGTTGAGGAGATGTTAGCCAGTGAGGTGCTGGGAGATTTCCTGGGTGCTGTGAAGAATGTCTGGCAGCCTGAGAGACTCAATGCCATTAACATCACTTCGGCTCTGGACAGGGGCGGACGTGTGCCTTTGCCCATCAACAACCTGAAAGAGGG tgtgtatgtgatggtgGGAGCGGACGTTCCATTCTCCTCATGCCTGCGTGAGGTAGAGAGTCCTCAGAACCAGCTGCGCTGCAGTCAGGAGATGGAGCCAATCATCAGCTGTGACAAGAAGTTCAGAGCTCAGTTCCACATCGACTGGTGCAAAATCTCACTG GTGGATATTACTAAAGTCATTCCTGTACACAATAGCCGTCCAGAACCAGGCACTGGGGTGCTGCCAGACATTGGTGAATACAATCCACCCTCTGAGTCACTGAAAAGTAGAGACTATTTTGCTGACTTCCTGGTCACATTGGCTGTGCCCTCTGCTGTTGCTCTGGTCCTCTTCGTCATCCTGGGTTATTCAATGTGCTGTCGCAGAGAAGGAGT gCGAAAAAGAAACATGCAAACACCAGA CATCCAGATGGTGCACCACAGCTCCATTCAGAAATCAACAAAGGAGCTGCGCAGCATGTCGAAGAACAGGGAGATCTCTTGGCCTCTCTCCACGCTGCCTGTGTTCAACCCTGTGAGCGGAGAGGTGGTGCCACCGATCCACCCAGAAAATTATGAGACTACCAGCATGCCGCTCATGCAAACCCAGAC AAATCTTCAAAATCAAATGCAGATCCCACAACAGCAGCCTTCGG GAGATAATTACAGTTTGTCAACATTTCGAAGGCTGGAG GTAAATGGTATTCCTGAAGAGAGGAAAGTGGCTGAAGCGCTGAATTTGTGA
- the sgce gene encoding epsilon-sarcoglycan isoform X3: MGSLKLFVWLFVACEGHSQIQALIDSTQKVSHTGVVTIVSRSHADRNVYPSAGVLFVHVLEREYFKGEFPPYPKLGDTSNDPITFNTNLKGFPDRPGWLRYIQRTPHSDGVLYGSPTAEHAGKPTIIEITAYNRRTFETARHNLVINIMGTEEFPLPYQAEFYIKNMNVEEMLASEVLGDFLGAVKNVWQPERLNAINITSALDRGGRVPLPINNLKEGVYVMVGADVPFSSCLREVESPQNQLRCSQEMEPIISCDKKFRAQFHIDWCKISLVDITKVIPVHNSRPEPGTGVLPDIGEYNPPSESLKSRDYFADFLVTLAVPSAVALVLFVILGYSMCCRREGVRKRNMQTPDIQMVHHSSIQKSTKELRSMSKNREISWPLSTLPVFNPVSGEVVPPIHPENYETTSMPLMQTQTNLQNQMQIPQQQPSGKWYS, translated from the exons ATGGGCTCTCTGAAACTCTTCGTGTGGCTTTTTGTAG CTTGTGAAGGACATAGTCAAATCCAGGCTTTAATCGACTCTACACAGAAGGTGTCTCATACAGGCg TGGTCACCATTGTCTCACGCTCACATGCAGACCGGAACGTCTACCCTTCAGCTGGGGTGCTGTTTGTCCATGTGCTGGAGAGAGAATACTTTAAAGGAGAATTTCCTCCTTATCCTAAGCTAG GGGACACCAGCAATGACCCAATCACCTTTAATACCAACTTGAAGGGTTTTCCAGACAGACCCGGGTGGCTGCGCTACATCCAGCGAACTCCACACAGTGATGGAGTCCTTTACGGCTCCCCCACAGCGGAGCATGCGGGCAAACCAACCATCATCGAG ATTACGGCTTATAACCGACGCACTTTCGAAACAGCAAGGCACAATTTGGTCATTAACATCATGGGTACAGAAG aaTTCCCTTTGCCGTATCAGGCCgagttttacattaaaaacatgaaTGTTGAGGAGATGTTAGCCAGTGAGGTGCTGGGAGATTTCCTGGGTGCTGTGAAGAATGTCTGGCAGCCTGAGAGACTCAATGCCATTAACATCACTTCGGCTCTGGACAGGGGCGGACGTGTGCCTTTGCCCATCAACAACCTGAAAGAGGG tgtgtatgtgatggtgGGAGCGGACGTTCCATTCTCCTCATGCCTGCGTGAGGTAGAGAGTCCTCAGAACCAGCTGCGCTGCAGTCAGGAGATGGAGCCAATCATCAGCTGTGACAAGAAGTTCAGAGCTCAGTTCCACATCGACTGGTGCAAAATCTCACTG GTGGATATTACTAAAGTCATTCCTGTACACAATAGCCGTCCAGAACCAGGCACTGGGGTGCTGCCAGACATTGGTGAATACAATCCACCCTCTGAGTCACTGAAAAGTAGAGACTATTTTGCTGACTTCCTGGTCACATTGGCTGTGCCCTCTGCTGTTGCTCTGGTCCTCTTCGTCATCCTGGGTTATTCAATGTGCTGTCGCAGAGAAGGAGT gCGAAAAAGAAACATGCAAACACCAGA CATCCAGATGGTGCACCACAGCTCCATTCAGAAATCAACAAAGGAGCTGCGCAGCATGTCGAAGAACAGGGAGATCTCTTGGCCTCTCTCCACGCTGCCTGTGTTCAACCCTGTGAGCGGAGAGGTGGTGCCACCGATCCACCCAGAAAATTATGAGACTACCAGCATGCCGCTCATGCAAACCCAGAC AAATCTTCAAAATCAAATGCAGATCCCACAACAGCAGCCTTCGG GTAAATGGTATTCCTGA